A region from the Rosa rugosa chromosome 6, drRosRugo1.1, whole genome shotgun sequence genome encodes:
- the LOC133716309 gene encoding ubiquitin-like-specific protease 1A, translating into MKKKGNDAKNGNLEVEVQTLSQNFRKLEVENAETEEGENEVKGETEKDANVVNFWTQADKAAIWQNKESETSIKSEDDIKHCEHAAAHEHFIPLTDEEHDAVEKAFSSADDEVLVTDKSLNIKITGENFRCLKPRAWLNDEVINVYLKLLKEREKRDPNKFLKCHFFSTFFYKKLINEGKVYNSVRRWTSKHNLGYSLIDCDKIFVPIHKGDHWCLAVINKADQKFQYLDSRKGKDEEVMEVLAKYYVDELKDKSEEEIDVSFWKREFVKDLPEDFNRFDCGMFMIKYADYYSKGSELCFNQDDMPHFRLKTAKEILQLRAE; encoded by the exons atgaagaagaaaggaaatgaTGCGAAAAACGGAAATTTGGAAGTGGAAGTGCAAACATTGAGTCAGAACTTTAGAAAACTGGAAGTGGAAAATGCTGAAACAGAAGAAGGTGAAAATGAAGTGAAAGGTGAAACAGAAAAGGATGCAAATGTTGTGAACTTTTGGACTCAAGCTGACAA GGCAGCTATCTGGCAAAACAAGGAGTCTGAGACAAGCATAAAAAGCGAGGATGATATCAAACACTGT GAACATGCTGCGGCCCATGAACATTTTATACCTCTTACAGACGAGGAACATGATGCAGTTGAGAAAGCATTTTCTTCAGCGGATGA CGAGGTCCTGGTAACTGATAAGAGCTTAAACATAAAAATCACTGGTGAAAATTTTCGGTGCCTTAAACCACGCGCATGGTTGAATGATGAG GTGATAAATGTCTACTTAAAGTtgctgaaagagagagagaaaagagatccCAATAAGTTTTTGAAATGCCATTTCTTTAGCACATTTTTCTACAAGAAG TTAATCAATGAGGGAAAGGTCTATAACTCTGTTCGAAGATGGACTAGTAAACATAATCTGGGATACAGCCTTATCGATTGTGACAAA ATATTTGTCCCTATCCACAAAGGAGATCATTGGTGCTTGGCAGTCATAAATAAGGCAGATCAGAAGTTCCAGTATCTTGATTCACGCAAAGGAAAGGATGAGGAAGTGATGGAAGTGTTG GCCAAATACTATGTTGATGAGCTGAAGGACAAGAGTGAGGAAGAAATTGATGTGAGTTTCTGGAAACGTGAATTTGTTAAAGACCTTCCTGA GGATTTTAACAGGTTTGATTGTGGCATGTTTATGATCAAGTATGCTGACTATTACAGCAAGGGCTCCGAGTTGTGTTTCAACCAG GATGACATGCCACACTTTCGATTGAAGACAGCCAAGGAGATTCTACAATTGAGAGCTGAATGA